GCGCGAGACGCTTCTCAGCGATATGCCCGGCCTCAATGAGATGGGCGAGACCTTAAGCGAACTCTCCCGTGATGAGGCGTTGCGCTCCCATGTGGTGATCTACCTGTGCGACGGCGATTTGACGCGGGATCAATTCGCTGAACTCAGCGGCTTGATCGAACTGGGCAAGCCTCTGCTCATCGCCGTGAACAAGGCGGATCGCTACGCCCCCGAGGAGCGCGCCGCCATCATCCAGCGGATTGGCGAGCGTCTGGATGCCCTGCCACAACCGCCCAAGGCGCGCTATATCGTCGCCACCCAAGCGGGGGGCAGCGAGCAGGTGACCCGCATTGACGCTGATGGCGTCGCCACCATCGAAATGCGACCCATTCAACCGGATGTGCGGGAGTTAACCGCCACGCTGTCGCGCTTGATCGATGAATTGGGCGATGAGGAGTTGGAGCGGCGGCGCGACGCCGCCGTCTACGCCATCGCCGTGCGCAAACTGGATGATGCGTTGATGCAGCGTCGTCGTCGTCTGGGCGAGGCGCTGGTGGCCAACTACGCGCGCAAAGGGGTGCTGGGCGCCATGGCCGCCGTGGCCCCGGGCACCGACTTGATCATTCAAGGGGCGTTGGGCTTCGCCCTGGTGCGTGAGCTGTGCAAGCTCTATGAAGCGCCGTTGGGTCAGGTGGATCTGAAACAGATGCTCGAACGGGTGGAGGGGCGCGTAGCGCGCAACATCTCTCTGCTGTTGGCGGTGGCGGGCAATGTATTCAAGGCCTTCCCCGGGGTGGGCACGGTCACCGGCGGGGCCATGCACGCGGTGGCGTATGGATTGATCTTCGACAGTCTGGGTAAGGCGTTGGTGGATGTGCTGGAGGCCAACGGCTGCGTGGAGAGCGATCAGGTGGCGGCGCGGTTTGAGGAGAACCTCACCGTGGATATGGAGCGCCGCATGAAGGATATGGCCAAAATCGCCCTGGGCGCACTGGCGGGCAAGCGTCGGGATGACGCCTTATGAGAGCCTTCGACTCCCTGCGTAAGCGAGTGGCGCGCTGGCTGCCAACAAGCGCATCTGAAGAGTCAAAATCGGCCTCTGATCAAGCCCTTGACGTGGTCGAGTCGGAGGAGTTCCTGGCGTTACGCCCTGACGCCACCACACCGCTGTTTGGCGAAGCGGTGAGCGCCGACCGCAACACCCCGTTCGTGGGTGAAACCCATCTGCATCTAAGCGCCCGTTCCCTGCGTGAACTGCTGGATGATCCCCATGTGCCCGAATCGGTGCGTTACGCCCTGCGTCAGCAGTACGACGAAGTGGAAGCAATGCTGCACAAGGTCAATCAGGGA
The window above is part of the Magnetofaba australis IT-1 genome. Proteins encoded here:
- a CDS encoding GTPase, which translates into the protein MRQILSFRVVLTLGVLLSALLVVFLLLQLSSTAFVVWDRLAQASWGVRLAWGGVFLAVLGGVGWGLWRIWRSGRASKAEISTKQPLTDEQLQTRILRNQQAGAEVDAAQQELAELEQRRLIKRLFVGLFGEVNAGKSTLIKALLPDADTFSSPIAGATRDVQRYLWRDRHGRETLLSDMPGLNEMGETLSELSRDEALRSHVVIYLCDGDLTRDQFAELSGLIELGKPLLIAVNKADRYAPEERAAIIQRIGERLDALPQPPKARYIVATQAGGSEQVTRIDADGVATIEMRPIQPDVRELTATLSRLIDELGDEELERRRDAAVYAIAVRKLDDALMQRRRRLGEALVANYARKGVLGAMAAVAPGTDLIIQGALGFALVRELCKLYEAPLGQVDLKQMLERVEGRVARNISLLLAVAGNVFKAFPGVGTVTGGAMHAVAYGLIFDSLGKALVDVLEANGCVESDQVAARFEENLTVDMERRMKDMAKIALGALAGKRRDDAL